The sequence CTAGGTCGATCATATTAGATTTTTGTATAGCTTAAGTCTATTCAACAAGAAACGTATTAGTCGAAACCCAAAGTATCTAACTagccaataaaattaattcaattatgtttaaggttaatttttaatataaaaaaccTAATTCAACATTCTCTTATTCTTTTCTAAGTTGATAAAACGATTTGTCACGTACTACAAactattatatttaaaataatatcaaatgATAAAAAACAATATTAATGTTATAATGTACTGACATTGTTAGACTATATTCAATTGATAGAATTATAATAGTGGTTATATGAACTTATCAATTATAGAGACTTGTGAATGACAATGTGGGACTAATGATAGACTCTATAAAAACGAGTTTATTAGTAATACACTTAAAAAAACATGGAATTTCGTGCATTCGTTGTTCTTTTTGGGCATTTTTAGTGGTTGAAGGataatttttttgtatttgtaaatagttttgaAAAATAACAACAGTCAATGATAAACTTATAtcacagataataatatcatAATAGAAATAGATTTCTATCTCTGATAGAAGTATCTATGACGGTCTAATACTAATACAGAGTATCTCATCGTTAGacttgaaaaaagaaatttcatGCCTCCAACGAAGTTTTAAAGCTTTAAGGAGCATTTGAAACATTTTTTGAATTGAAagtaaattttgctatatataaAATTAGTTTAAGGTGTctgttaaattttttaaaaaaatattatgacCTTATTATGTTATAAATGCAAGCAGccttcaaaataatttaaaccCAACCAACAAAATGAGAGGTTCAAATTAATGTTTTTGATATCTGCATAGCGTAGTTCAAGAGTGTCGTCCTTCCTTAAAACGGGACCGTTCAATAGTCTCATGGAGGTTAAAAGTAGCATCCTTGTTTGTTTGAGAAATTCAAACTCTTTCTCATTGTTCTTTTATTGCTTAATTTTCATAAGTGTAACAacatatcaaaatatttacgatccgtgtaacaaaatcaaatagtCCATAAAACCGGtagaaatttttcataaattctagaTTTGTCCTAGGACGATTCgtcatttctctttctttttcttctttgcgatttattcatcttctcttctagacttcttcaacttcttttccatattttctttcttccatttttaGATGTTTTATCCTTTTGTTTAAATCTCAAGAATAttcaaaattgtttaaaaagaatattgaacttcatcttcttcatattcAAGAGTTATTTACTATTGGCAACACGATCATTTTAGAATGAAGCCATTTTTCCActgtttaaaaagaactatacgatcgtgttgatatgatctaaacaattgtttatCATAGCAAAATGTTTATTTAGCATGGTCagcatgatcgtttagattcgaAACTCTTTTTTTGTTGTCAAAAAAAGAACTATACAATTAGGTGAATATGATCTAAACTCGTCTACCATAGTAAAATGATCCTTTAGTATGATCAACACGATCAACTTCATAATTAGCAAAGAATACATTAAAAATTGGGACAGAAAATACATAGGTTTTATCTTTTCACTGTTGAGATTCTATGGATAGCATGGGGAATTAGCTTGTCGTCCTTCATGTCTCCTGACTTAGTAGTTATTTTCAACCGAACCAATGTTAGGAGATATATTTAATTGAAGGTCGTAAAAACTTGTAATGTTGTTCTCATAATTTGATTTATTATGAGGCTGTATATGTTTGACttcaatttaaaaatttagagaATATCTCGTTGGTAATGGAAGTCGAGCTAAAGAGAGGAAAGTAAAAGATAGAGAAAGCAACTCTGAGCTGGAAATAAGTGTGAAACCATTTTGCGGTCCATTCCTTAATGACATATAGAATGTATTTCCTATCATTGTATATTACAAAGTTTGGGTACCAGCAAGAGAATATTATGATGCACTATATTTTGGAATATGAGAGTGTTTATTAAGCTGTAGAGTTTAATAACCCTTTCACTAAACAGAAAATGGAGTTAACACTACACTAAACTCTGATCATAATATTATTTGCAAATCAACATTCTCTGTTTACTTCAGTGACATAGTAATTTTGAataactttcctttttattgattTGGTATGCTCTAAGTTCTGATGCCAAAACATCGTTCGGAGTTTCGTCTTCAATGCTTAAATATTAACGATTGAGAGTTAATGATAACTCCAGATGCCTACACTAGTAGAACAAAGACCTACAACGACAGCTAAATACTATCATACAAAACTTTCGTGATAGTTATTTGCAATCATTAATGCGGCAGTCATAAACTTTTTATGACAGTCATACAAAACTGCCACGAAATGTGTTTTTCATGACAGAGAGTAAATGCCACGAATTCattattttatgacagattttaactgtcattatttattttcgatgacagataataactatcattgtttatattttatgacagcgaataattgtcattgttaatattgtttgacagatattaaatgtcattatttatcatttatgacacttattaattgtcatcatttcacttaccatgactttaattaactgtcaaaaaaaaatttcgatgatagtttttttttagatttaaatgcCATAATTATGCTTTCAGTCCCTGTTTTTCTTGCCCTAGTTTTTATTGAATCCTGTTTTTCTTATGGtcctgccattacacataccattacacagaccaatacaaCCACATATGGGAAGAAACGGTGAATActttaataaaaagaaacatACACTTTCTAATATCTGTATAATTGTTGGTACATATATGTTTTGctacgaacaaactatttaaataagtacatttgaacAAAAAATATTCCTACGAAACCTACAAAAATGTCTATACATCAATGTATTGCCGCAAATATGACTTCACTGCTCGAATGGATTCTGACAAAactagtaagaaaagaaaaggaaaaaaaaaatgattcaacaagacaacacattcatttcaacaacacaacacaacacattcacttcaacaacacagtACATACGCACTTCAACAATAGTAACTTTGTCTAAGCTTGACATTgaattattcttttctataatttCAATTCTAAGCTTGGTATTGGAAATGTAGAGGGTATTCAAATGGAAAGCCTTACATATACGAGTCACAAAATCATGCTAATGTTTAAGTACAGAATGCACAATTTCATCACAAAAAATGAAATCTACAAAATTCatccatatgaaaaaaaaaataacagaaTCACAAACACTaaattcagcccacaaactCAGCTGAATTAATTATAGAACTTCACACAAAGTCCAAAACCAACAACAAAtaacaaaactcaaagctaaaaATAGGCTATGCATAATTATGAGCATGTATAGCCGGTAGAGATGAAAAATTGAGTGCCACACCATATTACTCACAAAAGTATTATGCAACAGAGACTCGGGTTTTCTAACCATCAAGAGTAAACCTAAAAATAAACTAAGaatagaaataaatttaaaaagtcaaaacaaAAGTATCATTCATTCCTTGCTAGCCACTTCAAGTTGAAACTATAACacaaatagttttaattttatagCTTCTTCAAAGTCTTCTTTCTCAACAACATTTCCATTAAGAGGCAATAAAATTGAACTACATTGTGAGGCAATAAAACTCTAACACAATGAGAGGTACGTACATGTGCAAAGGATTTAAAAGTTCATTGATCTGCACTAAAAAGTTTTATGCCCAACACACCTTGATACATATAATGAAGTATGCGGAAGAATTACTCGCTATACTTTACAAGCACTAACGTTTGGAAGAAACtctccaaaaatatttacaaggtCTATGCAATGAGAAATACCCAAATTAGATCACAATTCCTTGATCACAATTTCCTTATTATAAATCCactaaaaataaaccaaattatcactatataatattatatataattccaCAAAGAAGTTCCCTACCAAAGATAGGACTCCATGTTTAGTTGATAGCATCCAAACGAACCGAGCCTGACCTACAAtacataaacatatatataaatctcAACAATCCACCCCATAAGAAGATAAGGCCTTATCCATATTAAGAACTAATGTAATAGGTGTTGAAATTTAGCAACTCATATTATATTTAACATCACTCCTTATTGCAAGAATAATTATGACTATCTTAAAGTTAAAAAGTTAATACTATATCGCAGTAACCTATTAATACAAACTTTAGCTacttaaaattaagaaaaaaaatataaaacatcACCAATAATCTAAAAAACAAAACCATACCATTTACAAGAGCAAAGAGTACAACATACCTTTCAATCTTTAAAGTGATCTAATCTTTCCTGCAAAGAGATTGTTTTACCAAATTAGAACAAAACATTCACGTTagataattttatgtttaattaaaaGCTACACAAGAAACTGCATAAAAGTTGTAGTGACATTAGATATAGCTAATACTATTACAAACACCATTTCCATGGTTTGTGTGCAAGTTGatttttaaattaaagaaatgtGTATATGTTTGATTTATGTAATGTTATATGACCCTAGAAAACTCTCAAAAATCTATCAAGACAATTTACAAATAGGTGGTATCTTTATTTTGGACGAATCTTCCTTCCAAGTAGTGTCCAAATGAAGTTTGTAAAACTTGTTTCTCATAGCCACTTTTTTCCAAATGAAAATTCATCCATTTGAGTAAGAGTTTCTCTGGTGCTAGCCCTGTGACTTCTTCCACTTCTTGCAAGGTTATTGATAATATTTGTAAGAATTGTTACAAATCATCAACCATCCTATGATAATAGCTTCTAAGaaggtttatttattttctccaACAGCCAAACAAATCAACTCTTATCATGAAGACAttaactagaaaaaaaaaataaaaaccttGGTATCAACCTGTAAAGCATAAGTAATCACAAAAATAGGCATGAAAAAGTATTGAAGCGATATCTGTAAAGAATAATGAAAGTTAAACATGGGTTTTTATAGGACGATAAGTTGTTAAATTATAGGACTAAACCTATTAAATTTTCTTGCTTACATTTATCTTGTTTTGGCCATGAATCTCAGATGCCTATGGTTCAGCCTTCAACTTTAAGACATTTTCAGTCCCATTACAAAAGAGAAGCTGTTATAGTCATGTTAATCTTTCATTAGTTATTTTCCAAGAACCTAAATCTATTTGAAAAGTCAATACCCGACCTAAATTGTATGATTTGAATTCTCAAACAAACCATTTCCAACCTAAGAAAGTACTAGAGAACCAGTGCATCTAACTACAAATTCTTCAACTTAAAGGATATCTAGCATGAAGGTTAACGATCATTATCTAAGAAATTTTAATGTAACAAAATCACTCAAACTAGACCAGAAACTTAGAAATTTTATCATAGTTCAACATTTATAAAAGGGTATCATTCAACTTATCTAAACCCAATCAAACCACCAAActcaaaaaaaattcattactTCACCAAAGAATCAAACAAACAGTTTTAACCAAAACAAGAAAGAACAGTTTAAGTAGAGGAACTAACAAAGAACTCACTTCTTCAGCGTCACCAAAAGCTCATCCAACATAGAAGAATCCACATCAGCAAACTCAATCGAATCATCCGAGGTCGGACCAGGTCCAAACCCAATCCAATTAAGCTTCTCATCAGGCTTAGGCGGCCTATACAAAAACAACACAAAACAATTATTATTCATCAATTAAACTACGAATGAATCTATTCGCAAGTTTTTTCAGAAataagtattagtagaatattTCAAGGCACATTTCCCTAGAATATAAACAATTAAAACTAGTAGAATTCAACTTCTAGAACAATGTAATTGTGGAGCGAAAAAAATTCTACAAGAAATGACtgaattcaaaaaaaaaaaaagactaaaattCCTTTCAATTGGATAGGAGCAGGACCAAACAATCAattgaaataaaacaaaataatagcAATAGCACTATACCAAATTGTCAAAAAAAATGCGTAGCAATACAATCAAAGATAAATAAGAAATAGGAAAGAAaccttttcttccttctttttcttctcagGTTCTTCCATTTCAAGTTTTTTGTTCGGTTCCATCTAAAAATCAAATGAAGCAATCACTAACTAGTGTTTGTAAGAAGAAATAGATTGTGAGACAGACAGTTGGCGGAACACGAATCGTGGGTCAAAGAGAAATCGGGGAGAAACTCATACCTGGGCATGCGGAAATCAGATCGTGGGCGGAAGAGAAATCAGGGATGAAGTTGAACCTGGGCAGAAGTCGAACGGTGGTCGAACATCAAAGAGTCAACTTTGATGAGTCATCGGACGAAGATGAAAAACGAATGGCAGCGACGCAAATGGAAGAAGACCAACGGGCGCAAATAGGAGGGGTTGAGAAATTAGggattttctattttaatcaatttggaaatttttattttaataaattattttaataaaccctaaatccttttatgacaccaaataactgtcacgaaaaaTAATTTCTGAAAACgtcttttcccgccaaaaaagcgcattttgacatattatgacaattgtttcTTCTCTCCTCTCAATTTTTCTTGTAATGAAGTGTCATAGAAGGtcacttttcttgtagtgatatgACGTCAGGGATTAGGGATCTCTCGACGGCTAATATACACTTCTTGAGAGTTCTTTGATCTCCCGACGATGACAAAAGTTGTCAGGAGTTaggtaaattttttttaataattacaCTATAAGAAATGGAGGCTCTTCCAACGTAGCAAATCGTCGAGGTATATATCAAAATGCATCGGGAAAGGATCCCTCAGTGCATAAAGGCTTGTCGAGTGACGGGTCGGGAGAAATGCGCCAGGAAAAGCTTTCTCGATGCAAGAATGAAGCACATTGGGAGTTATAAACTTCTGATGTGCATTATTCAGTACGAGGTCCGAAGTTCGTAATTAATTTCTGACGCTGTTACGAATGCATTAAACATTCCCTCTCTCCCGATGCTTACTAGATACGTCCGGAGTGAGTAACAACTCTCGACGACCTTGTGCGTCGGaagttgtttttttatttttttcaattattatctTCATTTTTTTGTAACATGTTGTAACTTTTTAAGTtccaattcaatttaaattcaataaaattttcaaacaaaacatttacaaaattaataactaCATTGAAATACCAAAGTTCAATttacaaaattagaaaatatttcataaaaaaaaaaaagaagagtcaCACATGTTCGTTtgaaacaaatatataaaaaagaaaaatacatcaTCTCCCATTGCCAAACGTCATCTTCGAACAACTGCATACATACAATCACATGAAAgtaaaatacattatttaaacttcaaataaaccaaaataaatgCCAAAAACTAAAACTTTTTCACTAACAATAATCAAACTAACTCCATGATAAACCTACCACTCCATAACAACCCAACAAACTCGCTCCAACATCAACCTACCCCATAAAAAATCAAACATCTTTGACTCTTCGTACAAATGTAACAACAATAGAATACAAACTCCTTACACAAAAACACACTTCGATGTGACCCACCGAAAGTGACGTTTAAGCCCCCCCTCCCCCTCCAAACTCACTCCATGATCAAAATACCTGATAACAACCCAACCTGATCTCAACTTTCACTTTTCTACAAATGTAACAACAATATAATCGCGAGACGTTTACTCCTTGCACAAAAACTCACTTCGACGTGCCACCCAAGTTAACAGTGACATTGAGATCTTCAAAGTGATGTTTAGCCCCCCTTCCCCCACTCTCAAACTCCTTTCATGATTAAACTACCTCATAACAACCTAACCTTTTAGCTTTGACTCTTTCTACAAATGTAATAACATTAGAATCGCTAAACTTTGACTCCTTAC comes from Cucumis melo cultivar AY chromosome 12, USDA_Cmelo_AY_1.0, whole genome shotgun sequence and encodes:
- the LOC107991641 gene encoding putative transferase At4g12130, mitochondrial, with translation MPRWNRTKNLKWKNLRRKRRKKRPPKPDEKLNWIGFGPGPTSDDSIEFADVDSSMLDELLVTLKNFSFVMGLKMS